One Malus domestica chromosome 11, GDT2T_hap1 genomic region harbors:
- the LOC103447696 gene encoding patatin-like protein 2 — MTTPNRGKYTTILSIDGGGVRGIIPATILDRLESELQKLDGDDARIADYFDFIAGTSTGGLITAMLTTPDENNKPKFAANKIVKFFVDEAPNFFPSPKREPAEDTSGSVGHDDWTDIVKKWLGIGKDYLEDFWKAAKGPIFAGDTLHEKIKTTIGETRIQETLTNIIIPCYDLKNLHPVVFSTLQGKRDSSKNVLLKDICIGTSAAPYYLPPHRFGFHEREYNLVDGGVAANNPTLVAIIEMAKERSDNKSVAERLPNIDSSKLLVLSLGTGSAKKHMELTIGDPSIWGILTWLLPQKGVTPLIDVLMTASVNMVEVYLSAYFKVSGSDSNYLRIQDDELDPKQTDMTNASEDNLKKLQDAGTELLEKSVRALNLNTGRYDELIDKKYKYKDAIAKFAQKLSREKKRRAKNEAATWKLVVLFSTFILICGVILKCLKIAAMES, encoded by the exons ATGACAACACCTAATCGTGGAAAATATACCACAATTCTTAGCATTGATGGAGGAGGAGTAAGAGGCATCATCCCGGCCACCATACTCGACCGTCTTGAATCCGAACTCCAG aaactGGATGGTGATGATGCAAGGATTGCAGACTACTTCGACTTCATTGCCGGAACCAGCACAGGAGGCCTTATCACAGCCATGCTCACCACACCTGATGAAAATAATAAACCTAAATTTGCAGCAAATAAAATCGTCAAATTTTTTGTTGATGAGGCTCCAAATTTCTTCCCTTCACCAAAAAGGGAACCTGCAGAGGACACAAG TGGTTCCGTCGGTCACGACGACTGGACAGATATAGTTAAGAAGTGGCTGGGAATTGGGAAGGACTACCTCGAAGACTTCTGGAAAGCGGCAAAAGGACCAATATTCGCAGGTGATACCCTGCACGAGAAGATCAAGACGACCATTGGAGAAACAAGGATTCAAGAGACCTTAACCAACATTATCATTCCCTGTTATGATCTCAAGAACCTCCATCCGGTCGTCTTCTCCACCTTGCAG GGAAAACGCGATAGCTCAAAGAATGTTCTGCTAAAAGATATCTGCATTGGTACATCTGCAGCACCGTACTACCTCCCTCCTCACAGATTTGGGTTTCACGAAAGAGAATATAACCTCGTCGATGGTGGTGTTGCAGCCAACAATCCC ACTTTGGTTGCAATCATTGAAATGGCCAAGGAGAGGTCTGATAACAAAAGTGTGGCAGAGCGCCTACCGAACATTGATAGTAGTAAGCTTCTGGTTCTGTCCCTGGGAACTGGATCTGCAAAGAAGCATATGGAGCTGACAATCGGAGATCCCAGCATCTGGGGAATCTTAACATGGCTGCTGCCTCAAAAGGGCGTCACACCTTTAATAGATGTTCTTATGACTGCAAGTGTCAACATGGTTGAAGTATACCTGTCTGCTTACTTCAAAGTCTCCGGCTCTGATTCCAATTATCTCCGGATCCAG GATGATGAATTGGATCCTAAACAAACTGATATGACTAATGCAAGTGAAGACAATCTCAAGAAACTTCAGGATGCTGGGACTGAACTCCTTGAAAAAAGTGTCAGGGCACTGAACCTCAACACTGGCCGGTATGATGAACTAATTGACAAGAAATACAAATACAAAGACGCAATTGCAAA ATTTGCCCAAAAACTGTCACGTGAAAAGAAAAGACGAGCAAAGAATGAAGCTGCAACATGGAAATTGGTCGTT